Proteins found in one Clostridium kluyveri DSM 555 genomic segment:
- the dnaB gene encoding replicative DNA helicase, with protein sequence MTALPSSIEAERGVIGTILNNNQAMDIALELITPEDFYRENHKVIFKALVNLHEKNAAMDLLTVSEQLKDGLKEIGGITYLSQLMGAYTPTSNVKEYALIVKDKSNKRKIIKIANEMMLDACNNSSVDDILNKAESKILDINSYKDSEIVTAKTVAMNAYEKIEENYNKGGGLAGLATGIKSIDNMTGGLEPGDYVILAARPSMGKSAMMLEISENVAKQGKSVLVFSLEMTKEKLMNRLFSSLTKIPLERIKTGELTSPEWNKLASAANFICQQKLYFDDKGGQTVNEIRSKSRKAKLQYDLDLIVIDYIGKIQGQGENRNQELSRISDALKNLAKELKIPIVVLCQLSRAPEARSDHRPMLSDLRESGSIEQDADIVIMLYRDEYYNAETEEKNIMEAIVTKSRDGKTGTVKLYWDGNTQRIRELDYVHEGSYNPEIFGRGE encoded by the coding sequence GTGACAGCTTTGCCAAGTAGTATTGAGGCCGAAAGGGGAGTTATAGGCACTATACTAAACAATAATCAGGCCATGGACATAGCTCTGGAATTAATTACGCCTGAAGATTTTTACAGAGAAAATCACAAGGTGATATTTAAAGCTCTAGTGAATTTGCATGAAAAAAATGCAGCTATGGACCTGTTAACAGTGAGTGAGCAGCTGAAAGACGGGCTGAAAGAAATCGGGGGAATTACTTACCTGTCACAGCTTATGGGAGCCTACACTCCGACTTCAAACGTAAAAGAGTACGCCTTGATAGTAAAAGACAAAAGCAATAAAAGAAAAATAATAAAAATAGCCAATGAAATGATGCTGGATGCCTGCAATAACTCTAGTGTGGATGATATTTTAAATAAAGCAGAAAGTAAGATTCTGGATATAAACAGCTATAAGGATTCAGAGATAGTCACGGCCAAGACAGTTGCTATGAATGCCTATGAAAAAATAGAAGAAAATTACAATAAGGGCGGAGGATTGGCAGGCCTGGCAACTGGCATAAAGTCCATAGATAACATGACTGGAGGACTGGAACCAGGGGACTACGTGATACTTGCGGCAAGACCCAGCATGGGTAAAAGTGCCATGATGCTTGAAATATCTGAAAACGTGGCAAAACAGGGTAAGTCAGTGTTGGTATTTAGTCTTGAAATGACCAAAGAAAAGCTGATGAACAGGTTGTTTTCAAGTTTAACAAAAATACCACTTGAGAGAATAAAGACCGGAGAATTGACTTCACCTGAGTGGAATAAACTTGCTAGTGCTGCCAATTTCATATGCCAGCAGAAATTATACTTTGACGATAAAGGTGGCCAGACGGTAAATGAAATACGTTCCAAATCCCGAAAAGCCAAGCTGCAATATGACCTGGATTTAATCGTAATAGACTACATTGGGAAAATACAGGGACAGGGTGAAAACAGGAATCAGGAATTAAGCAGGATATCAGATGCACTAAAGAATCTGGCTAAAGAACTAAAAATACCAATTGTAGTTTTATGCCAGTTATCTCGTGCACCGGAGGCCAGATCGGACCATAGACCTATGCTTTCGGATCTAAGAGAATCAGGGTCAATAGAACAGGATGCAGATATAGTTATTATGCTGTACAGGGATGAATACTATAACGCAGAAACAGAGGAAAAAAATATCATGGAAGCTATTGTAACTAAGAGCAGGGATGGAAAGACAGGAACTGTTAAATTGTATTGGGATGGCAATACCCAGAGGATTAGAGAACTGGACTATGTTCATGAGGGGAGTTATAACCCTGAAATATTTGGAAGAGGGGAATAG
- a CDS encoding phage replisome organizer N-terminal domain-containing protein, producing MAEIKWIKITTTMFDDEKIKLIDAMPERDTIFYIWMRLLVQAGKTNAGGYIFLTEDIPYTDEMLSAIFNRPLNTVRLALDTLKKFGMIQRSENNDLKITNWDKHQNVESMDKIREGNRLRKRRQREKEKQQELLEEPKNSEENVTEGEEIVMSQDSHEMSRDSHAIREREREEDLDLDNKRERREKKDLSLDNNALELCKYWEVLKPGENITAHLAALKIFINTYGYDWCKEAMQIMVKNKNKFILSYMEKILKNWLVEGKSEECGTSKKEKNAPKPPSYKVVNQGCCPVCGGKGVVRQNNEWVECPKCRGG from the coding sequence ATGGCAGAAATTAAGTGGATCAAGATAACAACAACAATGTTTGATGATGAAAAAATTAAATTAATAGATGCAATGCCTGAACGTGACACTATATTTTACATTTGGATGCGTCTTTTAGTACAGGCAGGCAAGACAAATGCAGGAGGGTATATATTCCTTACAGAGGATATACCCTACACTGATGAGATGTTATCGGCAATCTTTAATAGACCTCTTAATACTGTAAGACTTGCCTTGGATACTTTGAAAAAATTCGGAATGATTCAAAGGTCCGAAAACAACGATTTAAAAATAACTAATTGGGACAAACATCAAAATGTGGAAAGTATGGATAAAATCAGAGAAGGAAATAGACTTAGAAAACGAAGGCAAAGGGAAAAAGAAAAACAGCAGGAGTTACTGGAAGAGCCAAAAAACAGTGAAGAAAACGTGACAGAAGGAGAGGAAATTGTGATGTCACAAGATAGTCACGAAATGTCACGTGACAGTCACGCTATAAGAGAGAGAGAGAGAGAAGAAGATCTAGATCTAGATAATAAGAGAGAGAGAAGAGAGAAAAAAGATCTCTCTCTCGATAATAACGCTTTAGAACTTTGTAAATATTGGGAAGTTCTGAAACCAGGTGAAAATATAACTGCACACTTGGCAGCTTTAAAGATATTTATAAACACTTATGGCTATGACTGGTGCAAAGAAGCAATGCAGATTATGGTCAAGAACAAAAATAAATTTATTTTAAGCTACATGGAGAAAATTTTAAAAAATTGGCTTGTGGAAGGAAAAAGTGAGGAATGTGGAACTTCCAAGAAAGAAAAGAATGCTCCTAAACCGCCATCTTACAAGGTTGTAAATCAAGGGTGTTGCCCTGTTTGTGGAGGTAAAGGAGTGGTGAGACAAAACAATGAATGGGTGGAATGTCCTAAGTGCAGGGGAGGTTAG
- a CDS encoding siphovirus Gp157 family protein codes for MSKLYEISERYKNIQVLLDNPELPNEEIKKALDNIGEEFDTKAENVAKVISSMNSDADGIKKEIERLQERKRVVENRVKGLKTYIYEQMQSTGKKKIKGILFTLAIQKNAPSVNVINEDVVPEQYKVPQPYKLDKKAILEALKQDIKIDGVEIKQGTSLRIR; via the coding sequence ATGTCAAAGCTATATGAGATAAGTGAAAGATATAAAAATATTCAGGTGCTCTTGGATAATCCAGAGCTGCCCAATGAGGAAATAAAAAAAGCTCTTGATAATATAGGGGAGGAATTTGATACCAAAGCAGAAAATGTGGCCAAGGTTATAAGTTCCATGAATTCAGATGCGGACGGAATTAAAAAGGAGATTGAAAGGCTTCAGGAGAGGAAAAGAGTTGTAGAAAACAGAGTGAAAGGTTTAAAAACCTATATTTATGAGCAAATGCAGTCAACAGGCAAGAAGAAGATAAAAGGCATATTGTTTACATTGGCGATTCAAAAAAATGCTCCTAGTGTGAATGTAATAAATGAAGATGTTGTTCCAGAACAATATAAAGTACCTCAACCTTATAAGCTCGATAAAAAGGCTATATTAGAAGCTCTTAAGCAGGATATAAAGATAGATGGTGTAGAGATAAAGCAGGGTACAAGTTTAAGAATTAGATAG